The genomic interval AGCCAAATAACTGCctgcttaaatataaaatattgtaaCAATTTcgagtaaaattaaaaatatatatttatgtatttcaaTTCTCCTTGGTATGCAAGCAGATACTACAATTTACATCAAATTTCATCACGTTCTTCAGTTAGCGACAATAAAGCTTCTACTTTTACTCCGAGTCCGGTTCGACTAGCTTCTGCAGCTGGCGATATTTGTGGATGGCGTTGCGCACAAATTCCGTGGTTCGTCGCACGCGTTCGGGCGTAATCTCCTCGACCAGCATGCGACCCACATCCTGTGCTCCACCGGAGCGTAGATAGTTCACAGCCTTGTTGGGAATCTCACAGATGGGCGTCAGCCGGCAGAGGGCATTGGTAATGGCACCTCCAAAGAGAATCACACCCACGGCGGAGAACACCACGGCCGCAATGCGAAACAGCGTAGACATCAGTATGGTGGGCAATAATCTGGACGCAAAGGCCATCAACGGGTTCAAGACGGGGGGAGGCCCAGCTGAAACCGTTGTGGTCACATCTGAGGCACTATCGGAGCCAACTTGATTTGTGGGCACCAAGAAGCCCTCGTAGCCGGTCTGCACCATAATGGGACCCGGATAGGGGTAGATACCAGGCGCGCCTGTCATCGGCGATGGGTAGGCCGCGAGCGGTGCCAAGCCCGCTGCACCACCATACTGGTTCAGATACTGATGAAACGCCTCGGGCGTGATGAGTCCGCTGGCGTAGATGGATACCGGCTcattgctgctggcgctggccACATTGTCGCCCGACTGTAATAGAATAATGTGAGCTCCTTTTCTATAAGGTGTGCTTAGTTTGACTCACCACTGTTGGATCCTGCGCCTCAGTGGTGCTCGTAGCCTCTATGCTCGTGCCATTGGCATTGACCAAACCGGCATCACTTAATGCATTCGTTTCTATGTTCGCATCCGGCTGCTTATCAGACTCCTCTATGGTATTGGCGGCTGTTGCAGTGGGCGCAGTGTCCAGCGCCGGCAGCGTGCGCGCCTCGAAGAACATCATGAGGAGCAGCATCAGGCGCAGCGACATGTTGAATTGATTTCTATAGCTCATCTTGAGGCACTTGCTTCACTTCACTTGCACGGACAACTGTTCAAGATACTTGCGCGGCAATGCTCTTTATAGGCATGATCTAGCTAGGAATACCTTGGCCATTTTAATGGCCTGCTAACCTTGTTCACCGGGTTGTCCCTTTTGCAAATAATGTGGAATTTTCCAGGAATTTGATG from Drosophila virilis strain 15010-1051.87 chromosome 2, Dvir_AGI_RSII-ME, whole genome shotgun sequence carries:
- the LOC6629931 gene encoding uncharacterized protein, producing MSYRNQFNMSLRLMLLLMMFFEARTLPALDTAPTATAANTIEESDKQPDANIETNALSDAGLVNANGTSIEATSTTEAQDPTVSGDNVASASSNEPVSIYASGLITPEAFHQYLNQYGGAAGLAPLAAYPSPMTGAPGIYPYPGPIMVQTGYEGFLVPTNQVGSDSASDVTTTVSAGPPPVLNPLMAFASRLLPTILMSTLFRIAAVVFSAVGVILFGGAITNALCRLTPICEIPNKAVNYLRSGGAQDVGRMLVEEITPERVRRTTEFVRNAIHKYRQLQKLVEPDSE